In a single window of the Octopus sinensis linkage group LG1, ASM634580v1, whole genome shotgun sequence genome:
- the LOC115210864 gene encoding uncharacterized protein LOC115210864 isoform X5 — MSLINIIIAICLTIYQLVKAVTELHYADIIFTILILINAGFCVFYTIHGLLRERAYELLALVAAMVVILIYCIVQASITKNLETVKLVRLIIASILVPLNICLATLVVRRFGWLEFKIVGASEALQNMYKQATLFSTLLKFDLQVTVSVVILTLSLRFNNFANLTLNTMELVVLFIGIPISLAWDFLGYVLMKKESKIGVLVFILVGFLKPGYYLFKTITLYIHLSNLQPNTNELTEKFMIYCILTSVTIALSVWALLMIELFFVQRNFNKGLKERVLGVMPTERTGLLSAHSYQAVRLYQ, encoded by the exons ATGTCTCTTATAAACATTATCATTGCAATCTGTTTGACTATCTATCAACTCGTCAAAGCAGTTACTGAATTGCACTATGCTGATATTATCTTCACGATTCTTATTCTCATAAATGCAG GATTCTGTGTGTTTTATACCATTCACGGTCTCCTTAGAGAACGAGCCTATGAACTGCTAGCTTTGGTTGCTGCAATGGTTGTTATTCTGATCTACTGTATTGTGCAAGCCAGCATAACGAAGAATTTAGAAACAGTTAAATTG gttcgGCTCATTATAGCCTCCATACTTGTTCCATTAAATATCTGCTTGGCTACACTTGTTGTACGAAGGTTTGGCTGGCTTGAATTCAAGATAGTCGGGGCTTCTGAAGCTCTTCAGA aCATGTACAAACAGGCAACACTGTTTTCAACATTATTAAAATTTGATCTCCAAGTCACT gTCAGCGTTGTGATTCTTACTCTTAGTCTGCGGTTTAATAACTTTGCCAACCTTACCCTAAACACTATGGAGCTTGTTGTTCTGTTTATTGGCATTCCAATATCCTTAGCGTGGGATTTTCTTGGCTACGTGTTG ATGAAGAAGGAAAGCAAGATTGGTGTTTTGGTATTCATTCTAGTTGGATTCTTAAAGCCTGGATATTACTTATTTAAAACAATAACT ctTTACATCCATTTATCAAACTTACAACCCAACACCAATGAACTTACTGAAAAGTTTATGATTTACTGTATACTGACTTCag TTACCATAGCATTGTCCGTTTGGGCTTTATTAATGATTGAGCTATTTTTCGTACAACGCAACTTTAACAAAGGCCTTAAAGAAAGAG